In Streptomyces sp. P3, one DNA window encodes the following:
- the nuoH gene encoding NADH-quinone oxidoreductase subunit NuoH: MSPYFAAEDLSMFGRDPWWLVVVKAVFCFAFLMVTVLFSIVWERKVVAWMQLRIGPNRHGPWGMLQSLADGIKLMLKEDLVVKRADKVVYVLAPIVAAVPAFMAIAVIPFGPADNEVSIFGQRTTMQLTDLPIAMLYVLAVASVGIYGIVLAGWSSGSTYPLLGGLRSCAQMISYEIAMGAAFASVFLYSGSMSTSTIVEQQQDRWYILLLPVSFVLYIITMVGETNRAPFDMPESEGDLVGGFNTEYSSIKFAMFMLAEYVNMVTVSAVATTLFLGGWRAPWPISGFWEGANHGWWPMLWFVVKVQLLLFFFIWLRGTLPRVRYDQLMKLGWKVLIPVSVTWLMLVATVRTLRNENYDFADIALYVCGGVLVLLLLSFVADMFRNARKEAQAPAEPAEFDPMAGGFPVPPLPGQELPPVPRRRPSRERELVVSGGADTVSDGSLDGKEASDG; encoded by the coding sequence ATGAGCCCGTACTTCGCCGCTGAGGACCTCTCGATGTTCGGCCGCGACCCCTGGTGGCTGGTCGTCGTCAAGGCGGTCTTCTGCTTCGCCTTCCTGATGGTGACCGTGCTGTTCTCCATCGTCTGGGAGCGCAAGGTCGTCGCCTGGATGCAGTTGCGCATCGGCCCCAACCGGCACGGTCCCTGGGGCATGCTCCAGTCCCTCGCCGACGGCATCAAGCTGATGCTGAAGGAGGACCTCGTCGTCAAACGCGCGGACAAGGTGGTGTACGTCCTCGCGCCGATCGTCGCGGCCGTCCCGGCCTTCATGGCGATCGCGGTGATCCCCTTCGGGCCCGCCGACAACGAGGTCTCGATCTTCGGCCAGCGCACCACGATGCAGCTGACCGACCTGCCGATCGCGATGCTCTACGTGCTGGCGGTCGCATCCGTCGGGATCTACGGCATCGTGCTGGCCGGCTGGAGCTCCGGCTCCACCTACCCGCTGCTGGGCGGCCTGCGGTCCTGCGCGCAGATGATCTCCTACGAGATCGCCATGGGCGCGGCGTTCGCCTCGGTCTTCCTCTACTCGGGGTCGATGTCGACCTCGACGATCGTCGAGCAGCAGCAGGACCGCTGGTACATCCTCCTGCTGCCGGTCTCCTTCGTCCTCTACATCATCACGATGGTCGGCGAGACCAACCGCGCCCCCTTCGACATGCCGGAGTCCGAGGGCGACCTGGTCGGCGGCTTCAACACCGAGTACTCGTCGATCAAGTTCGCGATGTTCATGCTCGCCGAGTACGTGAACATGGTGACGGTCTCCGCCGTGGCGACCACGCTCTTCCTCGGCGGCTGGCGCGCCCCCTGGCCGATCAGCGGTTTCTGGGAGGGCGCGAACCACGGCTGGTGGCCGATGCTCTGGTTCGTCGTCAAGGTGCAACTGCTGCTGTTCTTCTTCATCTGGCTGCGCGGCACGCTCCCCCGCGTCCGCTACGACCAGTTGATGAAGCTCGGCTGGAAGGTCCTGATCCCGGTATCGGTGACGTGGCTGATGCTCGTCGCGACCGTACGGACCCTGCGCAACGAGAACTACGACTTCGCCGACATCGCCCTCTACGTGTGCGGCGGCGTCCTGGTCCTGCTGTTGCTCTCCTTCGTCGCGGACATGTTCCGCAACGCGCGGAAGGAGGCGCAGGCCCCTGCCGAGCCGGCCGAATTCGACCCGATGGCCGGCGGGTTCCCCGTGCCGCCGCTGCCGGGGCAGGAGCTGCCGCCGGTGCCCAGGCGTCGCCCGAGCCGGGAGCGGGAGCTCGTTGTCAGTGGTGGAGCGGACACTGTGAGTGACGGATCGCTGGATGGAAAGGAGGCGTCCGATGGCTGA
- a CDS encoding NADH-quinone oxidoreductase subunit G translates to MTVTTSAPSGGGEAAVPPEDLVTLTIDGAEISVPKGTLVIRAAEQLGIEIPRFCDHPLLDPAGACRQCIVDVEGQRKPMASCTITCTDGMVVKTHLTSPVAEKAQHGVMELLLINHPLDCPVCDKGGECPLQNQAMSHGQAESRFEGRKRTYEKPVPISTQVLLDRERCVLCARCTRFSNQVAGDPMIELIERGALQQVGTGEGDPFESYFSGNTIQICPVGALTSAAYRFRSRPFDLVSSPSVCEHCAGGCATRTDHRRGKVMRRLAADDPEVNEEWICDKGRFAFRYAQQRDRLDTPLVRNAEGDLVPASWPEALQIAAQGLLASRGRTGVLTGGRLTVEDAYAYSKFARVALDTNDIDFRARVHSSEEADFLAARVAGRGRDLDGTGVTYSSLEKAPAVLLVGFESEEEAPGVFLRLRKAWRGHGQRVFSLATHATRGLQKAGGTLLPAAPGTETEWLDALASGDGLADAGAAAAQALRTEGAVIVVGERLAAVAGGLTAAARAASATGARLVWIPRRAGERGAIEAGALPSLLPGGRPATDPRAREEVAAAWGLAELPHRYGRDTGQIVEAAASGELQALLVAGVEVADLPDPERAREALAEAGFVVSLELRPGEVTEHADVVLPVAAVAEKPGAFLNWEGRVRFFEAALKPDQMTRRVAPADARVLQMLADAMDVHLGLPDLRTARAELDRLGAWEGSGASEPAEPAAQLPRPAVGEAVLAGHRLLLDQGVLQQGDEALAGTRHAAHARVSPATAAEAGVKDGDLLAVTGPAGTVALPLQITEMPDRVVWLPLNSTGRGVASDSGATPGSLVRIGPATLTADAPQEVEA, encoded by the coding sequence ATGACGGTGACCACCAGCGCTCCCTCCGGAGGCGGCGAGGCGGCGGTCCCGCCGGAAGATCTCGTGACGTTGACGATCGACGGCGCCGAGATCAGCGTGCCCAAGGGCACCCTGGTCATCCGGGCCGCCGAGCAGCTCGGCATCGAGATCCCCCGCTTCTGCGACCATCCCCTCCTCGACCCCGCAGGCGCCTGCCGCCAGTGCATCGTCGACGTCGAGGGCCAGCGCAAGCCGATGGCGTCCTGCACGATCACGTGCACGGACGGCATGGTGGTGAAGACCCACCTCACCTCGCCGGTCGCCGAGAAGGCGCAGCACGGCGTGATGGAGCTGCTCCTCATCAACCACCCGCTGGACTGCCCGGTCTGCGACAAGGGCGGCGAGTGCCCCCTGCAGAACCAGGCCATGTCCCACGGCCAGGCCGAATCCCGCTTCGAGGGCAGGAAACGCACCTACGAGAAGCCCGTGCCGATCTCCACCCAGGTGCTCCTCGACCGGGAGCGGTGTGTGCTGTGCGCCCGCTGCACCCGGTTCTCGAACCAGGTGGCGGGCGACCCGATGATCGAGCTGATCGAGCGCGGGGCGTTGCAGCAGGTGGGCACCGGCGAGGGCGACCCCTTCGAGTCGTACTTCTCCGGCAACACCATCCAGATCTGCCCGGTCGGCGCGCTGACCTCGGCGGCCTACCGATTCCGCTCCCGGCCGTTCGACCTGGTCTCCTCCCCGTCGGTCTGCGAGCACTGCGCCGGAGGCTGCGCCACCCGCACCGACCACCGGCGCGGCAAGGTCATGCGGCGGCTGGCCGCCGACGACCCCGAGGTCAACGAGGAGTGGATCTGCGACAAGGGGCGCTTCGCGTTCCGGTACGCGCAGCAGCGGGACCGGCTCGACACGCCACTGGTGCGCAACGCCGAGGGTGACCTCGTACCGGCTTCCTGGCCGGAGGCCCTGCAGATCGCGGCTCAGGGCCTCTTGGCCTCCCGCGGCAGGACCGGCGTACTGACCGGCGGCCGTCTCACCGTCGAGGACGCCTACGCCTACAGCAAGTTCGCGCGCGTGGCGCTCGACACCAACGACATCGACTTCCGCGCACGGGTGCACAGCAGCGAGGAGGCCGACTTCCTGGCCGCCCGCGTGGCCGGCCGCGGCCGCGATCTCGACGGTACGGGCGTCACGTACTCCTCCCTGGAGAAGGCGCCCGCCGTCCTGCTGGTCGGGTTCGAGTCGGAGGAGGAGGCGCCCGGCGTCTTCCTGCGGCTGCGCAAGGCCTGGCGGGGGCACGGCCAGCGGGTGTTCTCACTGGCCACGCACGCCACACGAGGTCTGCAGAAGGCGGGCGGCACGCTGTTGCCGGCCGCTCCGGGCACGGAGACCGAGTGGCTGGACGCGCTGGCGAGCGGCGACGGCCTTGCGGACGCGGGCGCCGCGGCCGCACAGGCGCTGCGGACCGAGGGTGCGGTGATCGTCGTCGGCGAACGGCTGGCGGCGGTGGCGGGCGGGCTGACCGCCGCGGCGCGGGCCGCCTCGGCGACCGGCGCCCGGCTGGTGTGGATTCCGCGCCGGGCGGGGGAGCGGGGCGCGATCGAGGCGGGCGCCCTGCCGTCGCTGCTGCCGGGCGGCCGCCCGGCCACCGACCCCCGCGCGCGTGAGGAGGTCGCCGCGGCCTGGGGCCTGGCCGAACTCCCGCACCGCTACGGCCGGGACACCGGGCAGATCGTCGAGGCCGCCGCCTCCGGCGAACTGCAGGCGCTGCTCGTCGCCGGTGTCGAGGTCGCGGACCTGCCCGACCCGGAACGCGCGCGTGAGGCGCTGGCCGAGGCCGGCTTCGTGGTGTCGCTGGAGCTGCGGCCCGGTGAGGTCACCGAGCACGCGGACGTCGTCCTCCCGGTGGCCGCGGTCGCCGAGAAGCCGGGCGCCTTCCTCAACTGGGAGGGGCGGGTCCGCTTCTTCGAGGCGGCACTGAAGCCCGACCAGATGACCCGCCGTGTGGCGCCCGCCGACGCGCGCGTGCTGCAGATGCTCGCCGACGCCATGGACGTCCATCTCGGCCTGCCGGATCTGCGCACCGCCCGTGCGGAGCTCGACCGGCTCGGGGCCTGGGAGGGCTCCGGCGCCTCCGAACCCGCCGAGCCGGCCGCGCAGTTGCCGCGCCCCGCCGTCGGGGAGGCCGTCCTCGCCGGGCACCGTCTGCTGCTCGACCAGGGTGTCCTCCAGCAGGGCGACGAGGCGCTCGCCGGGACCCGGCACGCGGCACACGCGCGCGTGTCCCCCGCCACGGCCGCCGAGGCGGGCGTCAAGGACGGCGACCTGCTCGCCGTCACCGGCCCCGCCGGAACGGTCGCACTGCCGCTGCAGATCACCGAGATGCCCGACCGGGTGGTCTGGCTCCCGCTGAACTCCACCGGCCGGGGCGTCGCCTCCGACTCCGGGGCCACGCCCGGCTCCCTCGTACGCATCGGCCCGGCGACGCTCACCGCCGACGCCCCCCAGGAGGTGGAGGCATGA
- the nuoF gene encoding NADH-quinone oxidoreductase subunit NuoF, giving the protein MMTLAPELKGSSPEKLLAPVLSAFWDEDRAWSLDVYRRHEGYEGLRKALAMSPDELIAFVKDSGLRGRGGAGFPTGMKWQFIPQGDGKPHYLVVNADESEPGTCKDIPLLFANPHSLIEGIVIACYAIRSSHAFIYLRGEVVPVLRRLHEAVREAYAAGYLGENILGSGLDLQLTVHAGAGAYICGEETALLDSLEGRRGQPRLRPPFPAVAGLYACPTVVNNVESIASVPAILQKGKEWFRSMGSEKSPGFTLYSLSGHVSSPGQYEAPLGITLRQLLEMSGGMRPGHRLKFWTPGGSSTPMFTDEHLDVPLDYEGVGAAGSMLGTKALQCFDETTCVVRAVTRWTEFYAHESCGKCTPCREGTYWLVQLLRDIEAGKGSLSDLDKLNDIADNINGKSFCALGDGAASPIFSSLKYFREEYEQHITGRGCPFDPAKSTAWADKHTEVNA; this is encoded by the coding sequence GTGATGACCTTGGCACCCGAACTGAAAGGCAGCAGCCCCGAGAAGCTGCTCGCACCCGTGCTGTCGGCCTTCTGGGACGAGGACAGGGCCTGGAGCCTGGACGTCTACCGAAGGCACGAGGGATACGAGGGCCTGCGCAAGGCGCTCGCCATGTCGCCGGACGAACTGATCGCGTTCGTCAAGGACTCCGGTCTGCGCGGGCGAGGCGGCGCGGGATTCCCGACGGGAATGAAATGGCAGTTCATTCCCCAGGGGGATGGAAAGCCGCACTATCTAGTTGTCAACGCCGACGAATCGGAGCCCGGGACCTGCAAGGACATCCCGCTCCTCTTCGCGAACCCGCACAGCCTCATCGAGGGCATTGTGATCGCGTGCTACGCCATCAGGTCGTCTCATGCCTTCATCTATCTGCGTGGTGAAGTCGTCCCTGTTCTGCGGCGGTTGCACGAGGCCGTGCGCGAGGCCTACGCGGCGGGATACCTCGGCGAGAACATCCTGGGCAGCGGACTCGACCTCCAGCTCACCGTGCACGCCGGCGCCGGCGCGTACATCTGCGGTGAGGAGACCGCGCTGCTCGACTCGCTCGAAGGCCGCCGTGGTCAACCGCGGCTTCGCCCCCCCTTCCCTGCGGTCGCGGGCCTCTATGCGTGCCCGACTGTGGTGAATAACGTCGAGTCGATCGCGTCGGTTCCCGCCATCCTGCAAAAGGGCAAGGAATGGTTCAGGTCGATGGGAAGCGAGAAGTCCCCGGGCTTCACGCTCTACTCCCTCAGCGGCCACGTCTCCAGCCCCGGCCAGTACGAGGCACCGCTCGGCATCACCCTCCGCCAGCTCCTCGAGATGAGCGGCGGCATGCGACCCGGGCACCGGCTCAAGTTCTGGACGCCGGGCGGCTCCTCGACACCGATGTTCACCGACGAACACCTCGACGTCCCTCTCGACTACGAAGGAGTGGGCGCCGCGGGTTCCATGCTCGGCACGAAAGCGCTGCAGTGCTTCGACGAGACGACCTGCGTGGTGCGCGCCGTGACCCGGTGGACCGAGTTCTACGCGCACGAGTCCTGCGGCAAGTGCACGCCGTGCCGCGAAGGCACGTACTGGCTCGTGCAGTTGCTGCGCGACATCGAGGCCGGCAAGGGCTCCCTGTCCGACCTCGACAAGCTGAACGACATCGCCGACAACATCAACGGCAAGTCCTTCTGCGCTCTCGGCGACGGCGCCGCATCGCCGATCTTCTCCTCGCTCAAGTACTTCCGCGAGGAGTACGAGCAGCACATCACGGGCCGCGGCTGCCCCTTCGACCCGGCCAAGTCGACGGCGTGGGCGGACAAGCACACGGAGGTGAACGCATGA
- the nuoE gene encoding NADH-quinone oxidoreductase subunit NuoE, with protein sequence MTTSSSERGVSLGMPELPAPAYPDDVRARLEADAREIIARYPDSRSALLPLLHLVQSEEGHVTRTGMRFCADVLDLTTAEVTAVATFYTMYRRRPGGDYQVGVCTNTLCAVMGGDAIFEELQEHLGVGNGGTTDDGKITLEHIECNAACDFAPVVMVNWEFFDNQTVQSAKRLVDELRSGATVSPTRGAPLCSFKETARILAGFPDERDGAVEASGSAGPASLVGLRLAKGETAPARVVHPRDGGPHDEPRDRAVHEPSPTEHLSSHDAPQDTSASDPAHPAGPTAEEGE encoded by the coding sequence GTGACCACCTCTTCTTCCGAGCGGGGCGTCAGCCTGGGCATGCCCGAACTGCCCGCGCCCGCCTACCCGGACGACGTCCGAGCCAGGCTGGAGGCGGACGCGCGCGAGATCATCGCCCGCTACCCCGACTCCCGGTCCGCGCTCCTGCCGTTGCTGCACCTCGTGCAGTCGGAGGAGGGGCACGTCACGCGCACCGGGATGCGCTTCTGCGCCGACGTGCTGGACCTCACCACCGCCGAGGTCACCGCGGTCGCCACCTTCTACACCATGTACCGGCGTCGACCCGGCGGCGACTACCAGGTCGGCGTCTGCACCAACACGCTGTGCGCGGTGATGGGCGGCGACGCGATCTTCGAGGAGCTCCAGGAGCACCTGGGCGTCGGCAACGGTGGGACCACCGACGACGGAAAGATCACCCTGGAGCACATCGAGTGCAACGCGGCCTGCGACTTCGCGCCGGTCGTCATGGTCAACTGGGAGTTCTTCGACAACCAGACCGTGCAGAGCGCGAAGCGCCTGGTGGACGAGCTGCGGAGCGGTGCCACGGTGTCCCCGACGCGCGGGGCGCCGCTCTGCTCATTCAAGGAGACCGCCCGCATCCTGGCGGGCTTCCCCGACGAGCGGGACGGGGCCGTCGAGGCGAGCGGCAGTGCGGGGCCGGCGTCACTGGTGGGTCTTCGCCTGGCAAAGGGAGAGACCGCACCCGCGCGCGTGGTCCACCCGCGCGACGGCGGGCCGCACGACGAGCCGCGGGACCGGGCCGTCCACGAGCCGTCGCCCACCGAGCACCTGAGTTCGCACGACGCGCCACAGGACACGTCGGCCTCCGACCCCGCTCACCCGGCAGGGCCTACCGCCGAGGAGGGGGAGTGA
- a CDS encoding NADH-quinone oxidoreductase subunit D, translating into MSSTQSSAASASARETTEGTVYTVTGGDWDEVVQSAARADDERIVVNMGPQHPSTHGVLRLILEIEGETVTEARCGIGYLHTGIEKNLEYRTWTQGTTFVTRMDYLTSFFNETAYCLAVEKLLGIEDQITERAKIIRVLLMELNRMSSHLVCIATGGMELGATTIMIYGFRDREMILDIYELITGLRMNHAYIRPGGLAQDLPPGAVDQIREFVKKMKKNLPEYDKLATGNPIFKARMQDVGYLDLAGCMALGATGPILRSTGLPHDLRKTQPYCDYETYDFDVPTADSCDSYGRFLIRLEEMRQSLRIVEQCLDRLQPGPVMVADRKIAWPAQLALGPDGLGNSLDHIKKIMGTSMEALIHHFKLVTEGFRVPPGQAYAAVESPKGELGVHAVSDGGTRPYRVHFRDPSFTNLQAMAAMCEGGQVADVIVAVASIDPVMGGVDR; encoded by the coding sequence GTGAGCAGCACGCAGTCATCAGCCGCGTCCGCCTCGGCGCGCGAGACCACAGAGGGCACCGTTTACACGGTCACCGGTGGCGACTGGGACGAGGTCGTCCAGTCCGCGGCCCGCGCCGACGACGAGCGCATCGTCGTCAACATGGGCCCCCAGCACCCCTCCACCCACGGGGTGCTCCGCCTCATCCTGGAGATCGAGGGCGAGACCGTCACCGAGGCCCGCTGCGGCATCGGCTACCTCCACACCGGCATCGAGAAGAACCTCGAGTACCGCACGTGGACGCAGGGCACCACGTTCGTGACGCGCATGGACTACCTGACGTCCTTCTTCAACGAGACCGCCTACTGTCTCGCCGTCGAGAAGCTCCTCGGCATCGAGGACCAGATCACCGAGCGGGCCAAGATCATCCGGGTGCTCCTGATGGAGCTGAACCGGATGTCGTCGCACCTGGTGTGCATCGCCACGGGCGGCATGGAGCTCGGCGCCACCACCATCATGATCTACGGATTCCGTGATCGTGAAATGATTCTCGACATCTACGAGCTCATCACGGGCCTGCGGATGAACCACGCGTACATCCGCCCCGGCGGACTCGCCCAGGACCTGCCGCCCGGCGCGGTGGACCAGATCCGCGAGTTCGTGAAGAAGATGAAGAAGAACCTCCCCGAGTACGACAAGCTCGCCACCGGGAACCCCATCTTCAAGGCCCGCATGCAGGACGTCGGCTACCTCGACCTGGCCGGCTGCATGGCCCTCGGCGCCACCGGCCCGATCCTGCGCTCCACCGGCCTGCCGCACGACCTGCGCAAGACCCAGCCCTACTGCGACTACGAGACGTACGACTTCGACGTCCCGACCGCGGACTCCTGCGACTCCTACGGCCGCTTCCTGATCCGTCTGGAAGAGATGCGCCAGTCGCTCAGGATCGTCGAGCAGTGCCTGGACCGGCTGCAGCCCGGCCCGGTCATGGTCGCCGACCGGAAGATCGCCTGGCCGGCCCAGCTGGCTCTGGGCCCCGACGGTCTCGGCAACTCCCTCGACCACATCAAGAAGATCATGGGCACCTCCATGGAGGCCCTGATCCACCACTTCAAGCTGGTCACCGAGGGCTTCCGGGTGCCGCCGGGGCAGGCGTACGCGGCGGTCGAGTCGCCCAAGGGCGAGCTCGGGGTGCACGCCGTCTCCGACGGAGGCACCCGCCCCTACCGGGTCCACTTCCGGGACCCGTCCTTCACCAACCTGCAAGCCATGGCGGCGATGTGCGAGGGCGGCCAGGTCGCCGACGTGATCGTCGCCGTCGCGTCCATCGACCCCGTGATGGGAGGCGTCGACCGGTGA
- a CDS encoding NADH-quinone oxidoreductase subunit C, whose amino-acid sequence MSDANGTHGANGSSNGVNPEKDLSASNLPGQRGQGGEEVRVQRGMFGADNGGDTSGYGGLVRSIRLPGAASRPYGGWFDEVADELEGALEEQGLLPGNAIEKTVVDRDELTFHIEREHLLRVARTLRDDPALRFELCTGVSGVHYPHDKGRELHAVYHLRSITHNRLIRLEVSAPDADPRIPSLVAVYPTNDWHERETYDFFGIVFDGHPALTRIMMPDDWPGHPQRKDYPLGGIPVEYKGAQIPAPDQRRSYS is encoded by the coding sequence GTGAGCGACGCGAACGGCACCCACGGCGCGAACGGCTCCTCGAACGGGGTGAACCCCGAGAAGGACCTCTCCGCCTCCAACCTCCCCGGCCAGCGCGGCCAGGGCGGGGAGGAGGTCCGCGTCCAGCGCGGCATGTTCGGCGCCGACAACGGCGGCGACACCTCCGGCTACGGCGGCCTGGTCCGCTCGATCCGGCTCCCGGGGGCGGCGAGCCGGCCGTACGGCGGCTGGTTCGACGAGGTCGCCGACGAGCTGGAGGGCGCACTGGAGGAGCAGGGTCTCCTTCCTGGCAACGCGATCGAGAAGACGGTCGTCGACCGCGACGAGCTCACCTTCCACATCGAGCGCGAGCACCTGCTCCGCGTCGCCCGCACCCTGCGCGACGACCCCGCCCTGCGCTTCGAACTCTGCACCGGCGTCAGCGGCGTGCACTACCCGCACGACAAGGGGCGCGAACTGCACGCCGTCTACCACCTGCGCTCGATCACCCACAACCGGCTGATCCGCCTGGAGGTCAGCGCCCCGGACGCCGATCCGCGCATCCCGTCCCTGGTCGCCGTGTATCCCACCAACGACTGGCACGAGCGCGAGACCTACGACTTCTTCGGGATCGTCTTCGACGGCCACCCGGCCCTCACGCGGATCATGATGCCGGACGACTGGCCGGGCCATCCGCAGCGCAAGGACTATCCCCTCGGCGGCATCCCCGTCGAGTACAAGGGCGCCCAGATCCCGGCTCCGGACCAGCGGAGGTCGTACTCGTGA
- a CDS encoding NADH-quinone oxidoreductase subunit B family protein, protein MGLEEKLPSGFLLTTVEQAAGWVRKASVFPATFGLACCAIEMMTTGAGRYDLARFGMEVFRGSPRQADLMIVAGRVSQKMAPVLRQVYDQMPAPKWVISMGVCASSGGMFNNYAIVQGVDHIVPVDIYLPGCPPRPEMLMDAILKLHHKIQNSKLGVNAEEAAREAEEAALKALPMIEMKGLLR, encoded by the coding sequence ATGGGACTCGAAGAAAAGCTGCCGAGCGGATTCCTGCTGACCACGGTCGAGCAGGCCGCGGGCTGGGTGCGCAAGGCGTCCGTCTTCCCCGCCACGTTCGGTCTGGCCTGCTGCGCCATCGAGATGATGACGACCGGCGCCGGCCGCTACGACCTGGCGCGCTTCGGCATGGAGGTCTTCCGCGGTTCGCCCCGACAGGCGGACCTGATGATCGTCGCCGGCCGGGTGAGCCAGAAGATGGCGCCGGTGCTCCGCCAGGTCTACGACCAGATGCCCGCCCCCAAGTGGGTCATCTCCATGGGCGTCTGCGCGTCCTCAGGCGGCATGTTCAACAACTACGCGATCGTCCAGGGCGTCGATCACATCGTGCCCGTCGACATCTACCTTCCGGGCTGCCCGCCGCGGCCCGAGATGCTGATGGACGCGATCCTCAAGCTCCACCACAAGATCCAGAACTCCAAGCTGGGCGTGAACGCCGAGGAGGCGGCCCGCGAGGCGGAGGAGGCGGCGCTGAAGGCCCTGCCCATGATCGAGATGAAGGGGCTGCTGCGGTGA
- a CDS encoding NADH-quinone oxidoreductase subunit A, whose translation MNAYAPILVLGALGAGFAIFSVVMATLIGPKRYNRAKLEAYECGIEPTPTPAGGGRFPIKYYLTAMLFIVFDIEIVFLYPWAVTFDALGVFGLVEMLLFVLTVFVAYAYVWRRGGLEWD comes from the coding sequence GTGAACGCGTATGCGCCCATCCTCGTACTGGGAGCCCTCGGGGCAGGCTTTGCGATCTTCTCCGTGGTCATGGCCACGCTGATCGGGCCGAAGCGGTACAACCGCGCCAAGCTCGAGGCCTATGAGTGCGGTATCGAGCCGACCCCCACGCCGGCCGGCGGCGGGCGCTTCCCCATCAAGTACTACCTGACGGCGATGCTCTTCATCGTCTTCGACATCGAGATCGTCTTCCTCTACCCCTGGGCCGTCACCTTCGACGCCCTGGGTGTCTTCGGGCTCGTGGAGATGCTGCTCTTCGTGCTCACCGTCTTCGTGGCGTACGCGTACGTGTGGCGGCGCGGCGGCCTGGAATGGGACTGA
- a CDS encoding C40 family peptidase → MSLTAHIRSHRKPRRSASTIAMRAGVASGVLGTLAVATAAGSANAAEPVTQTLELPVLTGDLAAQVAQSAQATQQAAANYQLHAERDAAAASAAKEAKKDLAEAKAEAKKKAEAARKAAAERATRAAERTTLTSTSGSTFSSTSSSTATGSAAAVIAFVKAQIGDAYVSGGTGPNSWDCSGLMQTAFKQVGIDLPRVSQDQSTAGTQVSLDNLQPGDILYWGSAGNAYHVAVYVGDGMFVGAQNPSTGVAEKPLSYDPPSGAVRVL, encoded by the coding sequence ATGTCCCTCACCGCTCACATACGCAGCCACCGGAAACCCCGCCGCAGCGCGTCGACGATCGCGATGCGGGCCGGAGTCGCCAGTGGTGTTCTCGGCACGCTGGCCGTCGCCACAGCAGCCGGCTCGGCCAACGCCGCCGAACCGGTGACGCAGACGCTCGAACTGCCCGTGCTCACCGGCGACCTGGCCGCCCAGGTCGCGCAGTCCGCCCAGGCCACACAGCAGGCCGCGGCGAACTACCAGCTCCACGCCGAGCGCGACGCGGCCGCCGCGTCCGCCGCCAAGGAAGCCAAGAAGGACCTCGCCGAGGCCAAGGCCGAGGCGAAGAAGAAGGCCGAGGCCGCCCGTAAGGCCGCCGCCGAGCGGGCCACGCGCGCCGCCGAGCGGACCACGCTGACCTCGACGTCGGGCAGCACCTTCAGCAGCACGAGCTCCTCCACGGCGACGGGTTCGGCCGCGGCCGTCATCGCCTTCGTGAAGGCGCAGATCGGTGACGCCTACGTCTCCGGCGGCACCGGCCCCAACTCCTGGGACTGCTCGGGCCTGATGCAGACCGCCTTCAAGCAGGTCGGCATCGACCTGCCGCGCGTCTCGCAGGACCAGTCGACGGCCGGCACGCAGGTGTCGCTGGACAACCTGCAGCCCGGCGACATCCTCTACTGGGGCAGCGCGGGCAACGCGTACCACGTGGCGGTCTACGTCGGCGACGGCATGTTCGTCGGCGCGCAGAACCCCTCCACCGGTGTGGCCGAGAAGCCGCTGTCGTACGACCCGCCGAGCGGCGCGGTGAGGGTGCTCTGA